Proteins found in one Terribacillus sp. DMT04 genomic segment:
- the recA gene encoding recombinase RecA, whose protein sequence is MSERKQALDMALRQIEKQFGKGSIMKLGERAEQKVSTVSSGSLALDIALGVGGYPKGRVVEIYGPESSGKTTVALHAIAEAQRNGGQAAFIDAEHALDPVYAQKLGVNIDELLLSQPDTGEQALEIAEALVRSGAVDIVVVDSVAALVPKAEIEGEMGDSHVGLQARLMSQALRKLSGAINKSKTTAIFINQIREKVGVMFGNPETTPGGRALKFYSSVRLEVRRAETLKQGNDMVGNKTRIKVVKNKVAPPFKQAEVDIMYGEGISREGELIDIASDLDIVQKSGAWYSYNDERLGQGRENAKQFMKENPEIATTIQMQVREHYNLDADKKLPDEEQESLDM, encoded by the coding sequence TTGAGTGAACGTAAACAAGCCCTTGATATGGCTTTGAGACAAATAGAGAAACAGTTCGGTAAAGGTTCCATTATGAAACTCGGTGAAAGAGCAGAACAGAAGGTCTCTACCGTATCCAGCGGCTCCCTTGCTCTCGACATCGCCCTTGGTGTCGGCGGCTATCCAAAAGGCCGTGTTGTAGAAATCTACGGTCCGGAATCCTCTGGTAAAACAACTGTTGCACTGCATGCAATTGCAGAAGCACAGCGTAACGGCGGACAAGCGGCTTTCATTGATGCAGAGCATGCGCTTGATCCTGTTTATGCACAAAAACTAGGTGTTAATATAGATGAACTTTTACTTTCCCAGCCGGATACAGGGGAACAAGCATTAGAAATCGCAGAAGCCCTCGTACGAAGCGGTGCAGTTGATATTGTTGTTGTCGACTCTGTAGCTGCCCTTGTACCGAAAGCTGAAATCGAAGGGGAGATGGGTGACTCCCACGTCGGTCTTCAAGCACGTCTAATGTCCCAGGCTTTACGTAAATTGTCTGGTGCAATCAACAAATCAAAAACAACTGCCATCTTTATCAACCAGATTCGTGAAAAAGTCGGTGTTATGTTCGGTAACCCTGAAACAACTCCCGGCGGCCGTGCGCTTAAATTCTATTCTTCTGTCCGTCTAGAAGTACGCCGTGCAGAGACGCTCAAGCAAGGTAATGATATGGTAGGTAATAAAACTAGAATTAAAGTTGTGAAAAACAAGGTTGCACCTCCGTTTAAACAAGCGGAAGTAGACATAATGTACGGAGAAGGTATTTCCCGTGAAGGGGAACTTATCGATATAGCCAGTGACTTGGACATCGTTCAAAAAAGTGGAGCTTGGTATTCTTATAACGATGAGCGCCTAGGGCAAGGCCGTGAGAATGCGAAGCAATTCATGAAAGAAAATCCGGAAATAGCTACAACAATTCAGATGCAAGTACGTGAGCACTATAATCTGGATGCAGATAAGAAACTTCCGGATGAAGAACAAGAATCACTGGATATGTAA
- a CDS encoding DUF3243 domain-containing protein, with the protein MSVLDNFDSWKDFLGDRLHQAQDKGMENRTVSGIAYEIGDYLATKVDAKNTEEKILRDLWTVASQDEKQAIANMMVKLVQDNGHTR; encoded by the coding sequence ATGTCAGTTCTTGATAATTTCGACTCTTGGAAAGACTTCCTAGGTGATCGCCTGCATCAGGCGCAAGATAAAGGGATGGAAAACAGAACAGTCTCTGGTATTGCGTATGAAATTGGTGATTATCTCGCGACGAAAGTAGATGCAAAGAACACGGAAGAGAAAATTTTGCGTGACCTTTGGACAGTTGCTTCCCAGGATGAGAAGCAAGCAATCGCCAACATGATGGTAAAGCTTGTCCAAGACAATGGCCACACACGCTAA
- a CDS encoding helix-turn-helix domain-containing protein: MDIGAKLREARESKGMTLEDVQQRTKIQKRYLKAIEENNHSVMPGDFYTRAFIKEYAQTVGVNPDDVLEPKQQETAAAPVQEEREAPSRQERSQARENDRPPRRERKGIPYLSSIIIGLLVIAAIVVVVLVYAGGSNETNENNTASETQQPNEDQVVQPNDEQTAEEEADESADTEEQTDQAAEEQQQKEEEAAEPKLSVAEEGTASNPVTTYTLENAGEEVTLTLAAEGGDAWLQVGDGSSAGNVYTGTIAAGSEPVEQDVSDLETVTVRTGYSKATKLQINGQALDFPIDNDVQTIVVNIQK, from the coding sequence ATGGACATTGGTGCAAAGCTCCGGGAAGCAAGAGAATCCAAAGGAATGACTTTGGAAGATGTACAACAGCGCACCAAAATACAAAAGCGCTACTTAAAAGCAATTGAAGAAAATAATCACAGTGTTATGCCAGGTGATTTCTACACACGTGCCTTCATTAAAGAATATGCACAAACAGTAGGAGTTAATCCGGATGATGTACTGGAGCCGAAACAGCAGGAAACAGCAGCTGCTCCTGTGCAAGAAGAGCGAGAGGCTCCTTCTCGTCAAGAGCGCAGCCAGGCTCGGGAAAATGACAGACCTCCGCGCCGTGAACGAAAGGGTATTCCATACTTGTCATCGATTATCATCGGCCTGCTTGTTATTGCGGCAATTGTCGTTGTCGTATTGGTCTACGCTGGCGGATCAAACGAGACAAATGAGAACAATACAGCTTCTGAAACACAGCAGCCGAACGAAGATCAAGTTGTACAGCCGAATGATGAGCAGACTGCAGAAGAAGAAGCTGATGAATCTGCGGACACAGAAGAACAAACAGATCAAGCTGCGGAAGAGCAGCAACAAAAGGAAGAAGAAGCTGCAGAACCGAAATTGTCTGTTGCTGAAGAAGGTACAGCAAGTAATCCAGTAACAACGTATACATTAGAGAATGCTGGCGAAGAGGTCACATTAACACTTGCTGCAGAAGGCGGCGACGCTTGGCTGCAAGTTGGTGACGGCAGCAGCGCAGGTAATGTGTATACCGGAACCATTGCAGCAGGCAGTGAGCCTGTGGAACAAGATGTAAGCGATTTGGAGACAGTTACCGTTCGAACGGGTTATTCAAAAGCGACAAAATTACAAATCAATGGACAGGCACTGGATTTTCCAATTGATAATGATGTCCAGACAATCGTAGTCAACATCCAGAAATAA
- the yfmH gene encoding EF-P 5-aminopentanol modification-associated protein YfmH — MHKKHYEQLQETVYAETLPNGLKVFLQPKPEMSKTYAIFSTNYGSIDQTFVPLDGKEKITVPEGIAHFLEHKLFEKEDRDVFQDFTKQGASANAFTSFTQTAYLFSATSNIDENVKTLLDFVQDPYFSDKSVEKEKGIIAQEIRMYDDQPDWRSFFGTIQSMFQSHPVRIDIAGTVESIQDITKEDLYTCYNTFYHPSNMTLFVAGDIDAEKMMELITSNQAAKSFAPPAKIERFFPEEPETVAETKKEVRMPVSVSKCMVGIKEKTDYASPEVYLKKELLTDMVLDYYFSKSGVYYEELYKEDLIDDSFGFETSLEKNFGFSIIGGNTNEPDRFADTVKDMLQRMKDHKVSEAEMDRMKKKTIGQMMRAMNSLEFISNRFIQYHLAGVDLFEIVPAIEKLTAHDANEFLENWFSPERLSVCQILPQEA, encoded by the coding sequence ATGCATAAAAAGCACTATGAGCAATTGCAGGAAACAGTATATGCGGAAACACTTCCGAATGGTCTGAAAGTGTTTCTGCAGCCAAAGCCAGAGATGTCAAAAACCTATGCCATTTTTTCCACAAATTATGGCTCCATTGATCAAACCTTCGTTCCGTTAGACGGTAAAGAAAAAATCACGGTACCAGAGGGAATCGCCCATTTTCTGGAGCACAAACTATTTGAAAAAGAAGATCGAGATGTATTCCAAGACTTTACGAAACAAGGAGCATCAGCGAACGCATTTACTTCTTTCACGCAGACAGCATATTTGTTCTCTGCTACTTCTAATATTGATGAGAACGTGAAAACATTGCTTGACTTTGTGCAGGATCCGTATTTCTCAGATAAATCGGTAGAGAAAGAAAAAGGTATCATTGCACAGGAAATTCGTATGTACGATGATCAGCCGGATTGGCGCTCCTTCTTTGGCACAATTCAAAGTATGTTCCAATCGCATCCTGTTCGAATTGACATCGCTGGCACAGTGGAGTCTATCCAGGATATTACGAAAGAAGATTTATACACATGCTATAACACATTCTACCATCCATCGAATATGACGTTATTCGTTGCTGGTGATATTGACGCGGAGAAGATGATGGAGCTTATTACGTCAAACCAAGCTGCAAAATCATTTGCGCCTCCCGCTAAGATTGAGCGTTTCTTCCCGGAAGAACCGGAAACAGTGGCAGAGACGAAAAAGGAAGTTCGCATGCCAGTCAGTGTTTCGAAATGTATGGTTGGAATCAAGGAGAAGACAGATTATGCGTCACCAGAAGTGTATTTGAAAAAAGAATTGCTCACGGATATGGTGCTTGATTATTACTTCTCGAAGAGCGGTGTTTATTATGAGGAGCTATACAAAGAAGATTTGATTGATGACAGTTTCGGGTTTGAAACAAGCCTTGAGAAAAACTTTGGCTTTTCTATCATTGGAGGCAATACGAATGAACCAGATCGTTTTGCTGATACAGTGAAAGATATGCTGCAGCGCATGAAGGATCATAAAGTTTCTGAAGCAGAAATGGATCGGATGAAGAAAAAGACAATCGGTCAGATGATGCGCGCAATGAATAGTTTGGAGTTCATTTCTAACCGCTTTATCCAATATCATCTAGCTGGTGTAGATCTGTTTGAGATTGTTCCGGCAATTGAGAAGCTCACAGCACATGATGCGAACGAATTCTTGGAAAATTGGTTCAGCCCAGAACGTCTGTCTGTCTGCCAGATTCTGCCGCAGGAGGCATAA
- a CDS encoding TIGR00282 family metallophosphoesterase, whose translation MKLLFIGDVVGEPGRQMVQDYLPRLKKRYQPQLTIINGENAADGKGINERIYKQFLEWGAQAVTMGNHTWDKRDIFEFIDDAKYLVRPSNLPPETPGTGIIYVKINQHEVAIINLLARTFMMPADDPFREADRLIEEARKRTHLIFIDFHGEATSEKQAFGWYVDGRVSAVVGTHTHTQTADERILPSGTAYISDAGMTGPYETILGMEREAVIKRFLTNLPVRFEVPKTGKAQLNGVVIDLDPQTGKATSIKRILINDDHPYMD comes from the coding sequence ATGAAGCTACTATTTATTGGAGACGTTGTCGGAGAACCTGGCCGACAAATGGTACAAGATTATTTGCCGCGTCTGAAGAAACGTTATCAACCGCAGCTGACAATCATTAATGGAGAAAACGCCGCGGACGGAAAAGGTATAAACGAGCGGATTTATAAGCAATTTCTCGAATGGGGCGCGCAAGCTGTCACAATGGGGAATCACACATGGGATAAACGCGACATCTTTGAATTCATCGATGATGCGAAATATTTAGTTCGTCCGTCTAACTTGCCGCCAGAAACACCTGGAACAGGTATTATTTATGTGAAGATAAATCAACATGAAGTAGCTATCATTAATCTGCTGGCACGCACATTCATGATGCCGGCAGACGATCCGTTCCGAGAAGCGGATCGTCTTATTGAAGAAGCGCGCAAACGTACACATCTTATTTTTATTGATTTTCACGGAGAAGCAACAAGCGAGAAGCAGGCTTTCGGCTGGTATGTTGATGGACGTGTCAGCGCAGTTGTGGGAACCCATACACATACCCAGACAGCTGATGAACGCATATTGCCATCTGGTACAGCATATATTTCAGATGCGGGTATGACAGGCCCTTATGAGACTATTCTCGGTATGGAGCGAGAAGCCGTTATCAAAAGATTTTTAACGAACTTGCCAGTACGTTTTGAAGTGCCCAAAACGGGTAAAGCACAATTAAATGGAGTAGTAATCGATCTGGATCCGCAAACGGGAAAGGCAACCTCTATCAAACGCATCCTGATCAATGATGACCACCCGTATATGGATTGA
- a CDS encoding stage V sporulation protein S, whose translation MDILKVSAKSNPNSVAGALANVLRERGSAEIQAIGAGALNQSVKAVAIARGFVAPSGVDLICIPAFTDIMIDNEERTAIKLIVEPR comes from the coding sequence TTGGATATACTAAAAGTTTCAGCGAAATCCAATCCAAATTCAGTAGCAGGCGCACTCGCGAACGTATTAAGAGAACGTGGCTCAGCGGAAATTCAGGCAATCGGGGCAGGAGCTTTAAACCAATCGGTTAAAGCTGTCGCAATCGCTCGCGGTTTTGTCGCTCCAAGCGGAGTAGACTTAATTTGTATCCCGGCATTCACGGATATCATGATCGACAACGAGGAACGGACTGCCATTAAATTGATCGTGGAACCAAGATAA
- the pgsA gene encoding CDP-diacylglycerol--glycerol-3-phosphate 3-phosphatidyltransferase, whose product MNIPNKITLSRIFLIPIFIILLAVPFDWGTLDIGENNLPVNHLAGAILFIIASCTDWVDGYYARKFNLVTNLGKFLDPLADKLLVSAALILLVQLELAPAWITIIIISREFAVTGLRLVAAGEGLVLAAGQMGKQKTAIQIVAISALLLHNWPFSYLGFPFATICLYLALILTIVSGVDYFMKNWHVMKESK is encoded by the coding sequence ATGAACATCCCAAATAAAATTACATTATCTCGAATTTTTCTAATTCCTATCTTCATCATTTTGCTTGCAGTTCCTTTTGATTGGGGAACGCTGGATATCGGAGAAAATAACTTGCCGGTTAATCATTTAGCAGGCGCAATTCTTTTTATCATCGCTTCGTGCACCGACTGGGTTGATGGCTATTATGCCCGCAAATTTAACCTTGTTACGAATTTAGGTAAGTTCCTCGATCCGCTAGCGGATAAGCTGCTTGTTTCAGCAGCGCTCATTTTATTGGTACAATTGGAGTTAGCGCCGGCTTGGATTACGATTATCATTATAAGCCGCGAATTTGCTGTCACAGGACTAAGACTTGTTGCCGCTGGTGAAGGCCTTGTATTGGCAGCAGGACAGATGGGCAAACAGAAAACAGCGATACAGATTGTTGCCATCAGCGCTTTGCTTTTGCATAACTGGCCGTTTTCTTATCTAGGATTTCCATTCGCTACAATCTGTCTGTATCTTGCACTTATTCTGACGATCGTGTCCGGAGTCGACTACTTTATGAAAAACTGGCATGTGATGAAGGAGTCGAAATGA
- a CDS encoding competence/damage-inducible protein A, whose protein sequence is MKHINAEVIAVGTEILIGQINNTNAQWISKQLADHGINVFYHHVVGDNLGRVQESFEKAQRDADFVLVTGGLGPTEDDLTREAFQLVSGLEMHEDQEAMDAIKHFFDKRNRKMSPNNHKQARVFEGAAVLENTVGMAPGMLVEHEGTVWAFMPGVPREMKQIMSDHVLPYAREKWQLHSVLQSRLLHFIGIGESQLETDLLDLIQVQENPTIATYASEGEVAVRLTARADTKKEANHLIDKVEKDVMDRVGHYFYGYDETSVQQQVFDILKQRQLTLASAESLTGGLFGDALVSISGASAVFLGSIVAYSPLVKQNVLGVKEETIKTAGTVSEACAVEMAENAVRLTNADIGISFTGTAGPDAAEGKEPGTVFISLHEKGKATRTTELSIRSSRQGVRALAVKKGFELLFHHLKASIS, encoded by the coding sequence ATGAAACATATTAATGCAGAAGTAATCGCCGTAGGGACGGAGATTTTGATTGGTCAAATCAACAATACAAATGCGCAATGGATTTCCAAGCAGCTGGCTGATCACGGCATCAATGTGTTTTACCATCATGTTGTGGGTGATAACTTAGGACGTGTTCAAGAATCCTTTGAAAAAGCACAGCGCGATGCTGATTTCGTTCTTGTAACTGGCGGACTTGGACCAACAGAGGATGACCTGACGAGAGAAGCTTTTCAGCTTGTGTCTGGGTTAGAGATGCATGAAGATCAAGAAGCAATGGATGCCATTAAGCATTTCTTTGACAAGCGAAACCGAAAAATGTCACCGAATAACCACAAGCAGGCACGTGTGTTTGAAGGGGCAGCTGTGCTGGAGAATACAGTCGGTATGGCACCAGGTATGCTTGTTGAACACGAAGGTACTGTTTGGGCCTTTATGCCAGGTGTGCCGCGTGAAATGAAACAAATCATGTCTGATCATGTGCTGCCTTATGCACGTGAAAAATGGCAGCTGCATTCGGTGCTGCAATCCCGTTTGCTTCATTTTATTGGAATCGGGGAGTCACAGCTGGAAACGGATCTTCTTGATCTGATTCAAGTTCAAGAGAATCCGACGATTGCGACATATGCTTCCGAAGGAGAAGTGGCTGTTCGGCTTACAGCAAGAGCAGATACCAAAAAAGAAGCCAATCACTTAATTGATAAAGTAGAAAAAGACGTAATGGATCGAGTTGGTCATTATTTTTACGGCTATGACGAAACGTCGGTGCAGCAGCAAGTATTTGATATACTGAAACAGCGCCAGCTAACATTGGCAAGCGCTGAAAGCCTTACCGGCGGACTGTTTGGTGACGCACTTGTTTCTATAAGCGGTGCATCAGCAGTATTCCTTGGCAGTATCGTTGCGTATTCACCGCTTGTGAAACAAAATGTGCTTGGTGTGAAGGAAGAAACAATTAAAACAGCAGGTACCGTGAGCGAAGCGTGTGCTGTCGAAATGGCAGAGAACGCAGTCCGTCTTACAAATGCCGATATAGGAATCAGCTTTACTGGAACAGCCGGCCCGGATGCAGCAGAAGGTAAGGAGCCTGGCACAGTCTTTATCAGCTTGCACGAAAAAGGCAAGGCAACCAGAACAACGGAGCTGTCCATTCGCAGCTCGCGGCAAGGTGTACGAGCTTTAGCGGTGAAGAAAGGCTTTGAACTGCTCTTCCATCACTTGAAAGCATCGATTTCGTAA
- the ymfI gene encoding elongation factor P 5-aminopentanone reductase — MRRVIFITGASGAIGSACARQLASEGHQLLLHYNQNAQAIEDLRREIPESILGTVQADLTKEEGINELVRFLAFPIDQLVYAGGMAHYGLFQDMTAEAMDNLLQVHVKAPWRLCQHMLQPMLAQKKGGIVLISSIWGERGASFETAYSSVKAAQIGFVKALAKETGTSGVRVNAVTPGVIDTEMNSNLNKEEREQLTGEIPMNRFGTAGEVAEAVSYLLSESASYINGHVLQVNGGW; from the coding sequence ATGCGAAGAGTTATCTTTATTACGGGCGCAAGCGGAGCAATTGGCTCTGCTTGCGCCCGTCAGCTTGCCAGCGAAGGTCATCAGCTTTTGCTTCATTACAACCAAAATGCACAGGCAATTGAAGACTTGCGGCGGGAGATACCGGAGAGTATACTCGGCACTGTTCAAGCTGATTTAACGAAAGAAGAAGGCATAAACGAACTCGTTCGTTTTCTGGCTTTTCCGATTGATCAGCTCGTGTATGCTGGCGGCATGGCGCATTATGGATTGTTTCAGGATATGACTGCAGAAGCGATGGACAATTTACTTCAGGTACATGTAAAAGCACCTTGGCGGCTCTGTCAGCATATGCTGCAGCCAATGCTGGCACAAAAAAAAGGTGGAATAGTCCTTATTTCCTCTATCTGGGGGGAGCGAGGAGCAAGCTTTGAAACGGCTTATTCGAGTGTGAAAGCAGCTCAGATTGGTTTCGTAAAAGCACTCGCGAAAGAAACGGGGACAAGCGGTGTACGCGTGAATGCAGTGACGCCTGGTGTAATTGACACAGAGATGAACAGCAATCTTAATAAAGAGGAGCGAGAGCAGCTGACAGGCGAGATTCCGATGAATCGCTTTGGTACAGCAGGCGAAGTAGCTGAGGCTGTCAGTTATTTGCTAAGTGAGAGTGCCTCTTATATAAATGGCCACGTGCTTCAAGTGAACGGCGGCTGGTAA
- the rny gene encoding ribonuclease Y, translating into MELFYLIISILLVLIVGGVVGYLVRKSIAEKKISGAEELAKQIVAEGHRNAETAKKEALLEAKDENFQLRQQTEQELRERRLELQKQENRLMQKEENLDRKSDTLDKREVTLEKKEQSLTERQQQIEELESKVEVLVKEQQLKLEQISGYTSDEARQIVLDKVEKEVAFESAVMIKDAEHRAKEEADKKAKSILSLALQRCAADHVAETTVSVVNLPNDEMKGRIIGREGRNIRTLETLTGIDLIIDDTPEAVILSGFDPVRREIARIALEKLVQDGRIHPARIEEMVEKSRREVDEYIRETGEETTFEVGVHGLHPDLVKILGRLKYRTSYGQNVLKHSMEVAYLSGLLAAELGEDVTLAKRAGLLHDIGKAIDHEVEGSHVEIGKELAMKYKEHPVVINSIASHHGDEEATSIIAVLVAAADALSAARPGARSETLENYIKRLEKLEEISESFQGVEKSFAIQAGREIRIMVKPDEIDDLESIKVARDIRKRIESELDYPGHIKVTVIRETRAVEYAK; encoded by the coding sequence ATGGAACTATTTTACCTGATCATCTCCATTTTGCTTGTTCTAATCGTCGGTGGTGTTGTTGGTTATCTTGTTCGCAAATCTATTGCTGAGAAAAAAATCTCCGGTGCGGAGGAATTAGCGAAGCAAATAGTCGCAGAAGGCCATCGCAATGCGGAAACGGCTAAAAAAGAAGCGCTTCTCGAAGCGAAAGATGAAAACTTCCAGCTGCGTCAGCAGACGGAGCAGGAATTACGTGAGCGACGTCTCGAACTGCAAAAGCAAGAAAACCGTCTGATGCAGAAGGAAGAGAATCTGGACCGTAAAAGCGATACGCTTGATAAGCGTGAAGTTACGTTAGAGAAAAAGGAACAATCATTAACTGAAAGACAACAACAAATTGAAGAATTGGAAAGCAAAGTGGAAGTCTTGGTGAAAGAACAGCAGCTGAAATTAGAACAGATTTCTGGCTATACATCCGATGAAGCACGTCAAATCGTGCTGGATAAAGTCGAGAAGGAAGTTGCCTTTGAATCAGCTGTTATGATTAAAGATGCAGAACATCGCGCCAAAGAAGAGGCCGATAAAAAAGCGAAAAGCATTCTTTCCCTTGCACTTCAGCGCTGTGCAGCCGATCATGTTGCGGAAACGACAGTATCTGTCGTTAACTTGCCGAACGACGAGATGAAAGGACGCATCATCGGTCGGGAAGGCCGTAATATTCGTACACTAGAGACGCTTACCGGAATTGATCTGATTATTGATGATACGCCAGAAGCGGTTATCCTATCCGGTTTTGATCCTGTCCGTCGTGAGATTGCAAGGATTGCACTCGAGAAACTTGTCCAAGATGGTCGTATCCACCCTGCCCGGATTGAGGAAATGGTGGAGAAATCCAGACGGGAAGTGGATGAATATATCCGTGAAACAGGTGAAGAGACGACTTTCGAAGTTGGCGTACATGGTTTGCATCCGGACTTAGTTAAGATACTTGGCAGATTGAAGTATCGCACAAGCTACGGGCAGAACGTATTGAAGCACTCAATGGAAGTTGCTTATCTGTCCGGACTGTTAGCAGCCGAACTGGGCGAGGATGTCACACTTGCAAAACGCGCAGGTCTGCTTCATGACATCGGAAAAGCGATCGACCACGAAGTAGAAGGCAGCCACGTTGAAATCGGGAAAGAGCTCGCAATGAAATACAAAGAGCATCCAGTGGTCATCAATTCGATTGCTTCCCACCACGGAGATGAGGAAGCGACATCTATTATTGCAGTGCTAGTCGCTGCAGCAGATGCCCTCTCAGCTGCCCGTCCGGGAGCAAGAAGTGAGACATTGGAGAACTACATCAAGCGTCTGGAGAAACTGGAGGAGATTTCTGAATCCTTCCAAGGCGTAGAGAAATCTTTCGCCATTCAAGCAGGACGTGAGATTCGTATCATGGTTAAGCCGGATGAAATTGATGACTTGGAATCCATTAAAGTCGCTCGTGATATTCGGAAACGAATTGAAAGTGAATTGGATTATCCAGGACACATTAAAGTTACGGTTATCCGTGAAACACGTGCAGTTGAATATGCAAAATAA
- a CDS encoding DUF3388 domain-containing protein, whose product MESLEWYLEYEIQLNRPGLLGDISSLLGMLHINIKTINGVENQRRGMLLAAEKELQIIRLHSILRTMEHVHITKSREPKLRDRLAVRHGRYIHRDVDDKKTFRFVRSEIGLLVDFMAELFKQEGSKVIGIRGMPRVGKTESIIAASVSANKRWLFVSSTLLKQTARNQLLHDEYNSDNLFIIDGIVSTNRASERHWELVREVMRLPVAKVIEHPDIFVRETEFTIDDFDYIIELRNHDDEQIIYEPEFRQV is encoded by the coding sequence ATGGAATCATTGGAATGGTACTTGGAATACGAAATCCAGCTTAACCGGCCAGGATTGCTTGGAGACATCTCTTCCTTGCTCGGGATGCTGCACATTAATATTAAAACCATTAACGGTGTGGAAAATCAGCGGCGCGGGATGTTGCTAGCAGCGGAAAAGGAATTGCAGATTATTCGTCTGCACTCTATTTTGCGTACGATGGAGCATGTGCATATTACAAAATCGCGCGAGCCAAAGCTTCGGGACCGGCTTGCTGTCCGGCATGGCAGGTACATACATAGAGATGTGGATGACAAAAAAACTTTCCGTTTCGTTCGCAGTGAAATCGGACTTCTGGTCGATTTTATGGCAGAATTGTTTAAACAGGAAGGCTCTAAGGTAATAGGAATAAGAGGTATGCCTCGTGTTGGCAAGACAGAATCAATTATAGCGGCTAGTGTCAGTGCGAACAAACGATGGCTGTTTGTCTCTAGCACCTTGTTAAAGCAGACAGCCAGAAACCAGCTGCTGCACGACGAATACAATTCGGACAACCTGTTTATCATTGACGGCATCGTCTCCACAAACCGTGCGAGTGAGCGCCATTGGGAATTGGTGCGTGAGGTAATGCGGCTCCCTGTAGCCAAAGTTATTGAACATCCGGATATCTTCGTTAGAGAAACAGAGTTTACAATAGATGATTTCGATTATATTATTGAACTTCGGAATCATGATGACGAACAAATTATTTATGAACCGGAATTTCGACAGGTGTAA